From Woronichinia naegeliana WA131, the proteins below share one genomic window:
- a CDS encoding helix-turn-helix domain-containing protein, with the protein MMESTDSSSRKQATLSVPKIMPRVSLYYWPPFVLPGDELKVSLSVDGKLPEDMKLRVELISELGEIAKLDEITLPLKSANEQGKNPLSVKFVIPAELSKGTYILQVRNNNNVLDTARLDISENENFVKAVVSKSESFRKALEQEDFVSEAMDFCSYDNAFKSQRKAAELYEQAGEVKIAARSWQELGETLLKNNEFSLSKEALQASLSLWSKIEDSEEKQIAVEQLNQEIEIIEEELSYCLDQFPLTIKNFALKIKAFREELNLSEDEAALLLPGCTSSMIRNYETEDKLKKLEKYMQLAEVLGCPIYRLIEYPVKTQHINSRLSILRERKQHSVDELHIKSGVSLTNLKKWEQGDDLLSLKKYLDVYYSILKLLAERSGHLYPRLPSSPKELQNPQQNPKEKSE; encoded by the coding sequence ATGATGGAAAGTACAGATTCTTCCTCCCGAAAACAAGCAACGTTGTCCGTGCCAAAAATAATGCCACGAGTATCTCTCTACTATTGGCCGCCTTTTGTTCTGCCAGGAGATGAGTTAAAGGTTAGCCTCTCTGTAGATGGTAAATTGCCTGAAGATATGAAGCTCAGGGTAGAACTGATTTCAGAGTTAGGTGAAATTGCCAAATTAGATGAGATTACTTTGCCATTAAAATCTGCTAATGAGCAAGGTAAAAATCCTCTTTCTGTAAAATTTGTGATTCCTGCGGAATTATCCAAAGGCACTTATATTCTTCAGGTTCGTAACAATAATAATGTTTTGGATACGGCTCGCTTAGATATTTCGGAAAATGAAAATTTTGTGAAGGCGGTGGTTTCCAAATCTGAAAGTTTTAGGAAAGCCTTAGAACAAGAAGATTTCGTTTCTGAAGCGATGGATTTTTGCAGTTACGATAATGCCTTTAAGTCTCAGCGTAAAGCAGCCGAGTTATACGAACAAGCTGGCGAGGTTAAAATTGCGGCTCGTTCTTGGCAAGAGTTGGGTGAAACTTTACTTAAGAATAACGAATTTTCTTTATCAAAAGAAGCGTTACAAGCGTCTTTAAGCTTATGGTCAAAAATTGAAGATTCTGAAGAAAAACAAATTGCTGTTGAACAGCTTAATCAAGAAATAGAAATTATCGAGGAGGAGCTTTCTTACTGCCTAGACCAGTTTCCATTAACGATTAAAAATTTTGCCTTAAAGATAAAGGCTTTTCGAGAAGAACTTAATTTATCGGAAGATGAAGCTGCATTGCTATTGCCTGGCTGTACTAGCTCTATGATCAGGAACTATGAAACTGAAGACAAACTGAAAAAACTAGAAAAATATATGCAGCTTGCAGAAGTTCTCGGTTGTCCAATCTATCGGTTGATAGAATACCCTGTGAAGACGCAGCATATTAATTCAAGGCTTTCTATTCTTAGAGAAAGGAAACAACATAGCGTGGATGAATTACACATAAAATCAGGTGTTAGTCTTACCAACCTCAAAAAATGGGAGCAAGGAGATGACTTACTTTCTCTCAAAAAATATCTAGACGTGTATTATTCTATATTAAAATTACTTGCGGAACGTAGTGGACATCTGTATCCTCGATTACCTAGTTCACCCAAAGAATTACAGAACCCTCAGCAAAACCCCAAGGAAAAGAGCGAATAA
- a CDS encoding methionine gamma-lyase family protein: MNKLLLLKQAEQILSPIFSDIDAKVKQNLQKVIEAFRHHRVGVHHFSSVSGYGHDDLGRETLDQVFATVMGAESAIVRVQLVSGTHAIACALYGVLRPGDELLAVAGAPYDTLEEVIGLRGKSQGSLTEFNISYRELALTVQGEIDWDGLKTAIKPHTRMALIQRSCGYSWRQSLSIPEIERIIQIIKAQNPHTVCFIDNCYGEFIEILEPTAVGADLMAGSLIKNPGGTIVTAGGYLAGKAEWVEAAACRLTAPGIGSEGGATFDQNRLLFQGLFLAPQMVAEAVKGSHLLAYVFDQLGYPVNPAPLVPRRDVIQAIKLGSPEKLLAFCKALQSVSPIGSYLDPVPAAMPGYASQVVMAGGTFIDGSTSELSADGPLREPYTVFCQGGTHWTHTAIALELILADWEK; encoded by the coding sequence ATGAATAAGTTGCTACTCCTCAAGCAGGCAGAACAGATACTATCTCCAATCTTTTCGGATATTGACGCAAAGGTCAAGCAAAATCTGCAAAAAGTGATAGAAGCCTTTCGTCATCATCGGGTTGGTGTTCATCACTTTTCTAGTGTGAGTGGCTATGGTCATGATGATTTGGGACGGGAAACTTTAGATCAAGTTTTTGCAACCGTAATGGGGGCCGAGTCTGCCATTGTTCGTGTACAGCTTGTGTCTGGAACCCATGCGATCGCCTGTGCCTTGTATGGAGTCTTGCGCCCAGGGGATGAATTATTGGCCGTCGCCGGTGCCCCCTACGATACCCTCGAAGAAGTGATTGGGCTACGGGGTAAAAGTCAAGGCTCCTTAACAGAGTTTAACATTTCCTATCGAGAGTTGGCGTTAACTGTCCAGGGTGAGATCGATTGGGATGGGTTAAAAACTGCAATTAAACCCCATACCCGAATGGCTTTGATTCAACGCTCCTGTGGTTATTCCTGGCGGCAAAGTCTTTCCATTCCAGAGATTGAACGCATTATCCAAATAATCAAGGCTCAGAATCCCCATACTGTTTGTTTTATAGATAACTGCTACGGCGAATTTATTGAAATCCTTGAACCGACGGCTGTTGGGGCCGATCTCATGGCGGGATCATTGATTAAAAATCCAGGGGGAACTATTGTCACGGCGGGAGGATATTTAGCCGGAAAAGCAGAATGGGTAGAAGCTGCCGCTTGTCGGTTAACAGCCCCCGGTATTGGTTCAGAGGGGGGAGCAACTTTTGATCAAAACCGTTTATTGTTTCAGGGGTTATTTCTTGCCCCCCAGATGGTGGCAGAAGCGGTTAAGGGTAGCCATTTATTGGCCTATGTCTTTGATCAGTTAGGTTATCCCGTCAATCCGGCTCCTCTGGTTCCCCGCCGTGATGTGATTCAAGCAATTAAATTAGGCTCTCCCGAAAAGTTACTGGCTTTTTGTAAAGCGTTACAATCCGTTTCTCCCATCGGTTCCTATCTCGATCCGGTTCCGGCGGCCATGCCAGGTTATGCCAGTCAGGTGGTGATGGCCGGTGGCACTTTTATTGATGGCAGCACTTCAGAACTGTCGGCGGACGGCCCTTTGCGAGAACCCTATACGGTTTTTTGCCAGGGGGGAACCCATTGGACTCATACCGCGATCGCCTTGGAATTGATACTAGCTGATTGGGAAAAGTAG